The following are from one region of the Microbacterium sp. cx-55 genome:
- the radA gene encoding DNA repair protein RadA, which produces MATRRPAPSPFRCTECGWTTAKWVGRCAECQQWGTVVEAAQQTGVLRNFSAVAPTAERAARPITQFTTAESPRRPSGVSEFDRVLGGGIVPGAAILLSGEPGVGKSTLLLEVAARAARDGYRVLYVSAEESTAQVRLRAERTGAMHDELYLASETDLATVIGHIDEVKPSLLIVDSVQTVSSSLSEGLAGHPSQVREVAATLIRIAKERDLPVMIVGHVTKDGSIAGPRLLEHLVDVVCHFEGDRQTSLRFVRALKNRFGPTDEVGCFEMTGDGISEVPDPSGLFLSKGDPVSGTCVTVAVEGRRALPVEIQALVIPSSAPNPRRVVNGVESSRVAMILAVLERRAGLRVTDRDVYVSTVGGMKLTEPAADLAIALAIASAATDRAIRHEVAAVGELSLTGEIRPVAQLSQRRTEAGRLGYSGLIDAGVKNLTSALERLGLEPRAAAAADERAGSGRTGPRRSDAGARSEGRPARQRPDADDDPYGESAAAAAARRYDTEIAELPGF; this is translated from the coding sequence ACGGTCGTCGAGGCCGCGCAGCAGACCGGCGTGCTGCGGAACTTCTCCGCTGTCGCGCCGACCGCCGAGCGGGCCGCCCGACCGATCACGCAGTTCACGACCGCGGAGTCCCCGCGCCGCCCGAGCGGCGTGTCCGAGTTCGACCGCGTGCTCGGGGGCGGCATTGTTCCGGGCGCCGCGATCCTCCTCTCGGGCGAACCCGGGGTCGGCAAGTCGACCCTGCTGCTCGAGGTCGCCGCGCGCGCGGCCCGCGACGGCTACCGCGTGCTCTACGTCAGCGCCGAGGAGTCGACCGCGCAGGTGCGTCTGCGCGCCGAGCGCACCGGGGCGATGCACGACGAGCTGTACCTCGCGAGCGAGACCGACCTCGCGACGGTGATCGGGCACATCGACGAGGTGAAGCCGTCGCTGCTCATCGTCGACTCCGTGCAGACCGTGTCATCGTCGCTCAGCGAAGGACTCGCGGGGCACCCGAGCCAGGTGCGCGAGGTCGCCGCGACGCTCATCCGCATCGCGAAGGAGCGCGATCTGCCGGTCATGATCGTCGGGCACGTCACGAAAGACGGCTCGATCGCGGGCCCGCGTCTGCTCGAGCATCTCGTCGACGTCGTCTGCCATTTCGAGGGCGACCGGCAGACCTCGCTCCGCTTCGTGCGCGCGCTGAAGAACCGCTTCGGCCCGACCGACGAGGTCGGCTGTTTCGAGATGACCGGCGACGGCATCAGCGAGGTCCCCGACCCGTCCGGACTCTTCCTCAGCAAGGGCGACCCGGTCAGCGGCACCTGCGTCACCGTCGCCGTCGAGGGCCGTCGCGCTCTTCCGGTCGAGATCCAGGCGCTCGTCATCCCGTCCTCGGCTCCGAATCCGCGTCGCGTCGTGAACGGCGTCGAGTCGTCCCGCGTCGCGATGATCCTCGCCGTCCTCGAGCGTCGAGCCGGCCTTCGCGTCACCGATCGCGATGTCTACGTCTCGACCGTCGGCGGCATGAAGCTCACCGAGCCCGCGGCCGACCTCGCCATCGCTTTGGCGATCGCGAGCGCCGCGACGGACCGCGCGATCCGGCACGAGGTCGCCGCCGTCGGCGAACTCAGCCTCACCGGCGAGATCCGACCCGTCGCGCAGCTCTCGCAGCGCCGCACCGAGGCCGGCCGCCTCGGCTACAGCGGCCTGATCGACGCGGGAGTGAAGAACCTCACTTCGGCCCTCGAGCGTCTCGGACTCGAGCCGCGGGCCGCCGCAGCCGCCGACGAGCGTGCGGGTTCGGGTCGCACCGGGCCACGGCGGTCGGATGCCGGCGCACGCAGCGAGGGGCGCCCCGCGCGACAGCGGCCGGACGCCGACGACGATCCGTACGGCGAATCCGCGGCGGCGGCCGCCGCACGCCGCTACGACACGGAGATCGCGGAGCTTCCCGGCTTCTGA
- a CDS encoding dehydrogenase → MAKKGKKRGAPEVEFRNTALVDALQTQDMAAIAFALRHGPTVVPLMRAALRDNPLDQGEVWTYRDPETGQVALLLFSDAAHKPETLPPAVGLQSPEWLHAFLTAYREEITTVFLDIAGPHPVQASPADLLAALDA, encoded by the coding sequence ATGGCGAAGAAGGGCAAGAAGCGCGGGGCCCCCGAGGTCGAGTTCCGGAACACGGCGCTCGTCGACGCACTGCAGACACAGGACATGGCCGCGATCGCGTTCGCGCTCCGGCACGGGCCGACGGTCGTTCCCCTCATGCGCGCGGCTCTGCGCGACAACCCGCTCGACCAGGGCGAGGTGTGGACGTACCGCGACCCCGAGACCGGCCAGGTCGCGCTCCTGCTCTTCAGCGACGCCGCCCACAAGCCGGAGACGCTGCCACCCGCCGTCGGACTGCAGTCGCCCGAGTGGCTGCACGCCTTCCTGACGGCGTACCGCGAGGAAATCACCACGGTCTTCCTCGACATCGCCGGCCCGCATCCGGTGCAGGCGAGTCCCGCGGATCTGCTCGCGGCACTCGACGCCTGA